One Macadamia integrifolia cultivar HAES 741 unplaced genomic scaffold, SCU_Mint_v3 scaffold1185, whole genome shotgun sequence DNA segment encodes these proteins:
- the LOC122063049 gene encoding zinc finger BED domain-containing protein RICESLEEPER 2-like, producing MFPSSNSRFETPATFKFSLYKFQLFLWYSSLQDPEMPINIEDEPDCGSDADVMSDDGPYIPGIPSTEPSSVVTLETNATTKKKRRSVVWDEFTIIDGQGFDDGKNRAECKRCKQVYRADSNINGTGSLRRHILHCPKRENKGNTSTQMIFGVNDGKVMLRDQKVDQDFVRDKITKLIVRHELPLVFVEYEEFRELITYLFPGYTHIARNTQMSDILRLYNLESIRIRNLLNSFPGRISLTSDLWTSITNDGYIALTAHYIDKDWVLHKKLLKFCIMPPPHTGIHICEMVSKILSD from the exons ATGTTTCCCTCATCCAACAGCCGATTTGAGACCCCTGCAACCTTCAAGTTCTCTCTCTACAAATTTCAGCTCTTTCTCTGGTACTCCAGCCTCCAGGACCCAG AAATGCCCATCAATATAGAAGATGAGCCCGATTGTGGGTCAGATGCTGATGTTATGTCTGATGATGGACCATATATTCCTGGAATTCCATCAACAGAACCTTCAAGTGTCGTAACACTTGAAACAAATGCaactaccaaaaagaaaagaaggagtgTAGTTTGGGATGAGTTCACAATCATTGATGGgcagggttttgatgatgggaaGAATCGAGCTGAATGCAAAAGATGTAAGCAAGTTTATAGGGCTGATAGTAATATTAATGGAACTGGAAGCCTTAGGAGACATATTCTACATTgcccaaaaagggaaaacaaaggaaacacaAGCACCCAAATGATTTTTGGTGTAAATGATGGGAAAGTGATGTTAAGAGACCAAAAAGTTGACCAAGATTTTGTGCGGGACAAAATTACGAAGCTTATTGTGAGACATGAGTTACCTTTAGTTTTTGTTGAGTATGAGGAGTTCAGAGAGTTAATTACATACCTTTTTCCGGGCTATACCCATATTGCTCGAAAcacacaaatgtcagatattttgaGGTTATACAAtttggagtccattagaatcaGGAATTTACTTAACTCATTTCCTGGGAGGATTTCTTTGACAAGTGATTTATGGACATCTATCACTAATGATGGATACATTGCTTTGACTGCCCATTACATTGATAAGGATTGGGTGTTGCATAAGAAGTTGTTGAAGTTTTGCATCATGCCACCTCCACACACTGGCATCCATATTTGtgaaatggtttcaaaaatcttgTCTGACTAG
- the LOC122063050 gene encoding zinc finger BED domain-containing protein RICESLEEPER 1-like produces the protein MLDSALFYCKAFENLGLVDDNFKTCPSSEQWLKIERLTSFLYPFYAITVLLSGSKYPTANLYFENVWEIHKSLLEEVSRGLNFMKPMAVEMKKKFDKYWSEYSPILAIALVFDPRYKLSFVTWAFSKLCNLDLNASTMCHNVRNSLYQLFDEYKSMQPSDYDVPTLTHRPGRSRTRFEFMVSELAEMDNGNKSQLDIYLDEPKVPFNDNEYDEYDVLAFWKANGSRYPDVARMARDVLAIPVSTVASESAFSAGGRVIDKYRSKLLPTNAEALICLRDWMFDIDFRAEPFDDPTDVDNALGNILELLHIENERGAVASSSAGPTPREG, from the exons ATGCTTGattctgcattattttattgtaaagcaTTTGAGAACCTTGGACTAGTGGATGACAACTTTAAAACTTGTCCTAGTTCTGAACAATGGTTGAAGATTGAGAGATTAACGAGTTTTTTGTATCCCTTCTATGCAATTACTGTTTTGCTTTCTGGTTCCAAGTATCCCACagcaaatttatattttgaaaatgtttgggAGATTCACAAAAGTTTATTAGAAGAGGTATCACGTGGGCTCAACTTTATGAAGCCAATGGCagtggaaatgaagaaaaaatttgacaaatattggagtgaatatagtccaattttggccattgctttggtgtttgatcctcgATATAAACTTAGTTTTGTGACTTGGGCATTTTCTAAGCTTTGCAATCTGGACTTAAATGCATCTACAATGTGCCACAATGTGAGGAATTCTTTATATCAATTGTTTGATGAGTACAAGAGTATGCAACCAAGTGATTATGATGTTCCTACACTTACCCATCGTCCTGGGAGATCTAGAACAAGATTT GAATTTATGGTATCCGAGCTTGCTGAGATGGATAATGGAAATAAATCTCAATTGGATATATATCTAGATGAACCCAAGGTCCCATTCAATGATAATGAATATGATGAGTATGATGTGTTGGCATTCTGGAAAGCAAATGGGTCAAGGTATCCAGATGTGGCTCGAATGGCTCGTGATGTCTTGGCTATACCAGTTTCCACAGTTGCTTCAGAGTCGGCTTTTAGCGCAGGGGGCCGTGTTATTGATAAATATCGGAGCAAACTCCTACCTACCAATGCTGAAGCATTAATATGCCTTCGGGATTGGATGTTTGATATAGACTTCAGAG CTGAGCCTTTTGATGATCCCACTGATGTGGATAATGCACTTGGAAATATACTGGAACTATTGCACATTGAAAATGAGAGAGGTGCAGTAGCTAGTTCTTCAGCTGGTCCTACTCCAAGAGAAGGATAA